A stretch of Lentibacillus sp. JNUCC-1 DNA encodes these proteins:
- the prli42 gene encoding stressosome-associated protein Prli42, with the protein MAAKQTKTYTQRKKSKREKRTRIAVYVMIIAMVLSTMTYGLAFL; encoded by the coding sequence ATGGCTGCAAAACAAACAAAAACATACACACAAAGAAAAAAGTCAAAACGTGAGAAAAGAACAAGAATTGCTGTGTACGTGATGATTATCGCAATGGTGTTGTCCACCATGACATACGGATTGGCTTTTCTTTAA
- a CDS encoding aromatic acid exporter family protein, whose translation MKIGYRTIKTALGTPVAILIAQLFGVSNVATAGILTILCIQPSRKKSMLSAWDRFLACILATLFSALFFELLGYNPIVLGVLLAVFIPVTVWLNITTGIVTSSVIILNLYAFGQFSWPFLVDQFVLISIGVGTALLLNLYMPSLDRRLEQEQKKLEINFRIILSEIALYIRNKNQNWDGKELKESEEILTEAMHLVELDKENHMLRSEHPYYDYFKMRKRQLETLRRMLPLVTRLSVEAETSEEIAAFFERLSRSVHPGNTAIYFLDELKNIRKAFNDEALPDNRKEFETRANLYRLLYEIEQYLKYKHQFKKSDLAKDKNKKTGSAT comes from the coding sequence AAACAGCACTTGGTACACCTGTTGCCATACTGATTGCACAACTTTTCGGGGTATCGAATGTGGCCACTGCGGGAATTTTAACGATATTATGCATACAGCCTTCACGGAAAAAATCCATGCTGAGTGCTTGGGACAGGTTTCTGGCGTGTATACTTGCAACATTGTTTTCTGCTTTGTTTTTTGAATTGCTGGGATATAACCCAATAGTATTGGGTGTGTTGCTTGCTGTTTTTATACCGGTGACAGTTTGGTTGAACATCACCACCGGTATCGTAACCAGCTCCGTCATTATCTTAAATTTATATGCGTTTGGCCAATTTTCATGGCCTTTCTTGGTTGATCAATTTGTTTTGATTTCCATCGGTGTGGGAACAGCTCTTCTTTTGAATCTATATATGCCAAGCCTTGATAGAAGGCTCGAACAAGAGCAAAAAAAGCTTGAGATAAATTTTCGAATAATCTTGTCTGAAATCGCTCTATATATTAGAAATAAGAATCAAAATTGGGACGGTAAAGAGCTGAAAGAATCAGAGGAGATTCTTACGGAAGCGATGCATCTGGTTGAATTGGATAAGGAAAATCATATGCTGCGATCGGAACACCCGTATTATGATTATTTCAAAATGCGGAAAAGGCAGTTAGAAACATTGAGACGTATGCTGCCACTGGTCACTAGGCTCTCTGTGGAAGCTGAAACATCTGAGGAAATTGCAGCGTTTTTCGAGCGCCTGTCTCGTTCTGTTCACCCGGGAAATACAGCGATTTATTTTCTTGATGAGCTTAAGAATATCCGTAAGGCGTTTAATGATGAGGCCTTGCCCGATAATCGGAAAGAATTCGAAACCCGCGCAAATTTGTACCGGCTCCTGTATGAGATTGAGCAATATCTAAAATATAAACATCAATTTAAAAAGAGTGATTTAGCAAAAGATAAAAATAAAAAGACTGGTTCAGCCACTTGA